One Polypterus senegalus isolate Bchr_013 chromosome 10, ASM1683550v1, whole genome shotgun sequence DNA segment encodes these proteins:
- the LOC120536419 gene encoding CD276 antigen-like, giving the protein MDAPLVLLLLLLLLQVPRSQAGVSVFTSEPNVTALRDSNVLLPCRFSLEQYPIKVSRLNVTWSHYGFVVAKFESGKVKTRQHASMFEKDVPQGNASLLLESIVKRDEGRYKCEVNYEGDKESVSLVLTIQVPPEVLLLPELVHLLTEHRLTCSAKNFYPKNISFIWTMNGQVVSAMGTTEPHLNPDGTYNSESVYCFTPFSRRTLTCEVQHEALKEPLRRSVTYSGLTLEEVTRIAVTIIIIIFLTLFILWWSSVSLFPLILLKDVNGVPWALECTLMGWRLELVTVEWIKNDQQIFLDKEFTDVEVGDEEAPRDSSEYSKKRFSIKDLCVERNILRLEMKATDKELEEEKFKCHVKHRLTGRCLECSFEI; this is encoded by the exons ATGGACGCTCcactcgtcctcctcctccttcttcttctcctccaggTCCCCA GGTCCCAGGCAGGAGTTTCCGTCTTCACATCTGAACCAAATGTGACGGCCCTGCGAGACTCAAATGTCCTGCTTCCTTGTCGCTTCTCTCTTGAACAATACCCAATTAAAGTCAGTCGTCTGAATGTCACCTGGAGCCATTATGGGTTCGTAGTTGCCAAATTCGAAAGTGGAAAGGTCAAAACAAGACAGCACGCCAGCATGTTTGAAAAAGATGTTCCTCAAGGAAATGCCTCCCTGCTTCTGGAATCCATCGTGAAACGAGACGAGGGGCGCTACAAATGTGAGGTCAACTATGAAGGCGACAAAGAATCAGTCAGCCTGGTCCTGACCATCCAAG TTCCCCCTGAGGTCCTCTTACTCCCAGAGTTGGTCCATCTGCTCACTGAACACCGTCTGACCTGCTCTGCCAAGAACTTCTATCCTAAAAACATCAGCTTCATTTGGACCATGAATGGCCAAGTGGTTTCAGCAATGGGCACTACGGAGCCGCACTTGAACCCTGATGGCACCTACAACTCAGAGAGCGTCTACTGCTTCACACCTTTCAGCCGGAGGACGCTGACCTGTGAGGTGCAGCATGAGGCGCTGAAGGAGCCGCTGAGGAGATCCGTCACGT ACAGCGGCCTGACACTGGAAGAGGTCACTCGGATAGCtgtaaccatcatcatcatcatcttcctcACCCTTTTTATTCTGTGGTGGTCTTCAG TCAGTCTGTTTCCTCTCATCCTCTTGAAGGACGTTAATGGTGTACCCTGGGCCCTGGAGTGCACCCTTATGGGCTGGCGACTCGAACTGGTCACTGTGGAGTGGATTAAAAATGACCAGCAGATCTTTTTAGACAAGGAGTTTACAGATGTGGAGGTCGGTGATGAGGAGGCCCCCAGAGACTCATCTGAATACTCCAAGAAGAGATTCTCCATTAAAGACCTCTGTGtggaaaggaatatcctcagacTGGAGATGAAGGCCACAGATAAAGAGCTTGAGGAGGAGAAGTTCAAGTGTCATGTCAAACACCGGCTGACCGGCAGATGCCTGGAGTGCAGTTTTGAGATATAA